One window of the Acidobacteriota bacterium genome contains the following:
- a CDS encoding ABC transporter ATP-binding protein encodes MIVTRDPDIELCSFAVKYPLFELEPLSIELTAGERVALVGPNGAGKTTILRALSGLLPEYEGDVRFGGVDTRTLLPGLHNHVRVMPERLLGFAGMTVRQHFDLLARFYDNWDRDYEARLTDRLEISDAASLGTLSSGTKAKVAFVSAEACRPRVLLLDEPTAGLDPVMRRRLMDVVVESLDEEPGRVLLFSTHILEDVEWLADRVLVLVEGTMIADRAVRHMRADHASLADALYDLLDAH; translated from the coding sequence ATGATCGTTACGCGAGACCCCGACATCGAGCTGTGCTCCTTCGCGGTCAAGTACCCGTTGTTCGAGCTTGAACCGCTCAGCATCGAACTGACTGCGGGAGAGCGCGTGGCCCTGGTCGGTCCGAACGGGGCGGGGAAGACCACGATCCTGCGGGCGCTCTCGGGGTTGCTGCCGGAGTACGAAGGCGACGTGCGGTTCGGAGGCGTCGATACGCGCACGCTCCTCCCCGGCTTGCACAATCACGTTCGCGTGATGCCGGAAAGACTCCTCGGATTCGCCGGAATGACAGTTCGGCAGCACTTCGACCTGCTTGCACGCTTCTACGACAACTGGGATCGCGACTACGAGGCGCGATTGACGGATCGCCTAGAGATTTCCGACGCCGCGAGTCTGGGAACTCTTTCGAGCGGTACCAAGGCGAAGGTTGCGTTCGTGTCGGCGGAGGCCTGCCGACCCCGCGTCCTGCTCCTCGACGAGCCGACGGCCGGCCTTGACCCGGTAATGCGCCGGCGCCTCATGGACGTCGTCGTCGAGAGCCTGGACGAAGAGCCGGGGAGAGTCCTCCTGTTCTCGACTCATATCCTCGAGGATGTCGAATGGCTGGCCGACCGCGTGCTGGTCCTCGTCGAAGGAACCATGATCGCCGACCGTGCCGTGCGACACATGCGCGCCGACCACGCGTCGCTGGCGGATGCCCTCTACGACCTTCTGGACGCCCATTGA